A portion of the Pleuronectes platessa chromosome 15, fPlePla1.1, whole genome shotgun sequence genome contains these proteins:
- the rnasekb gene encoding ribonuclease kappa-B produces the protein MPSLLFCGPKVAACGIVISIWGVIMLAMLGIFFSAKSAVLIEDVPFTEDDIRNDKFPPQNVYALYNQVGINCFIAAAIYVAVGAVSLCQVRLNKRQEYMVT, from the exons ATGCCGTCGCTCCTGTTCTGCGGGCCGAAGGTGGCCGCCTGCGGGATCGTGATCAGCATCTGGGGGGTCATCATGCTG gccATGCTGGGAATCTTCTTCTCTGCGAAGTCGGCAGTGTTGATCGAGGACGTCCCGTTTACTGAAGACGACATTCGTAACGA TAAATTCCCTCCTCAGAACGTCTACGCTCTCTATAACCAGGTCGGCATCAACTGCTTCATCGCCGCTGCCATCTACGTGGCTGTGGGCGCCGTGTCGCTCTGCCAGGTGCGACTCAACAAGCGCCAGGAGTACATGGTCACATAG